The following is a genomic window from Solanum stenotomum isolate F172 chromosome 4, ASM1918654v1, whole genome shotgun sequence.
ATGTGAAAAGATTCAAAGGAGTTATGCCTATTGAGTGCTCATTGCCACAATACTAGAAGGACATAAACAAATCAGAGTGACTTCACTAcctaaagaaagaaagaaaattgtttTGACTCTGTCAAAGCAGTAATTAAAACCACATTTCTTAATGGTTACTATTCTCTTTTCGGGAATAAgttctttttaatgtttttttggtCTTGAACATTTtgattatatttgttttacttttatttttacaatgtTGTTATATTGAATaagatcttgttgagttgatcTTATTATATTCATGTACTTTATTctttataataaaaagaaaaaacttgatTGTTTTTATTCGAAATTTTTACATGATTATTACTTAGAGTAGAAAGATGacctatttttattcatttataaaatcCATTGACTAAAATATCGTCGTATCAGATTATTTTCAAAGTTTCTTTGAACTTCAACATTTTGCGTATGCTTTtcttatttgttcttttttgagGTAAAATTGTTTGTTTCTATTAATCTATCAACGGTcgtttttttttgtgaaaggATCATATATCGACTACTTTAAAATGTGTTGTGGAATCTTTACACAAATAGTTGATCGGATTCATTGTTTACTTATTCTTAATcgatatacataaaatatacatGAATTATACCGAGTTACTTGTTCAATATCCATCCATTAATTTTGGCCCAAAATGGCTTGTACTAAGGATTTAAAGCAATCTCAAAGTGGAAAATAATTCTACATTTCTAACTACCTCATTAAGATTAGGAAGATAAGATCTAGGTCCCTTAATTGGTATTTATTTACGTTGagggttttattttattattaataaaagatcGTTAGACGCTTTGTCTAGTGGTataaatttgttaaaaatatcattatatATAAACATGTCATTTAACTATTGGCAGATATCTAAGTCCTTCAACTATAGGTATGAACAAGTAGATACTTAAATTTGTGTAGAGTTGAACAAGTAGAAACACACGTCCTACTTAACAATTCGTGTCTTACGCGACTTCCTACATAgcgtcctacatgtattatgtcatataGAATATATGTGTCTTCTTGTTCACCTTTTAACATTTTAAATGTCTATTTATGCACAACCAAAATTGCAGAACGGCAAGATGATgtcaattagttaaatatattattgttgctAAAATAATTCAACGTTCAAATGCCTTGTTCACGTGGACTTTTGCAAAGGAAAGATCTTCTTTTCTAGAATTCTCTTTATAATTtgttcaacaattttttaaacataatttaatgattttccccgtaataaaaatcattttttcacaTTGTAATTAAATTCCaagaattttttattagaaacAACACCTGGTTTTGTAATAGgaaaacctttttttaaaaaaaaaccatagTAATGAACCCTTATGAATATATTCAAAGTCAATATCTAgcaaaacatttttaaaataaggtGTCGTTTTATTTATGATTAGAGTTATGCgggtattaataatattataattattaattagttacGTATGATTTAGTTATTCAGATAcattatttcatcttttatcttcCATAAGataatacatagattatttcCATTGGTATTTTTGGGAAAGCACGTGTGCTTTTTATagtaaaaaaacttttgaaatttgtattctaaaattaaaaaaaaattataaatatatttgtatgattataaatcatcttgtaagatatgaaattttaaattgaactatttttttacaaaaaaagatactattattcttttttgaaataacaaaaaagaaaaatgcatCACATAATCTGTTCAATATATAACAATACGAATCATTTTTCTCTATAATTACACACGAAAATGAGAAAACAAAATTCTTCTtctaataaaaatcatattccatacgaatttaaattagtcaagtAAATTCCGAATAAtcgaacaaacaaaataaaaccaTATGTCGGTCAGCCGGCCAAGTCGAGTCTTTCCAATAGTCTAATGCACGTCATTTCATAATTCCCAAGCCGCGTCCCAACTGTATATGCTTTGCCACTTCTCTCtcttttacttttacttattcTATCTGATGCTCGATATTCGTAttgaaattcaattaaatttatattcgCACATTACAAGTTCAATTTTGGGGTTAACGCTCTCTGactgttttttttccttttagtttcAAGGTTCAAACCTCATACTTTTGATTTAGGACGGAGGAATTTCAACCATCCCATCACGATCTATGCTGATACGTGTAATTTGCTAGCTTCCATATTATTTTCCAACAATGACTTcaatcattttatatatataataattattatgtaTAAACCAACTACTAAAGATATGAAAATCAAGACGTggtcaaattaaattataatattatacatttttcaaGGGGTTTTTCTTGGAATGGCAATATTTGATTATGAACTATATATAAAGATAATTAGTATGTCATATTCCTAAGAACAAAAACACATCATTAATTTTCTAGAGAAACTAAGTTAATTATCCCATTTATGTTCAAAATGGGCAGCTCTCTAGTTCTTTCATTGGCTAATTTGTTGATTATTTCAACAATTGTGTTATTTGATTCTTTAGTTATGGTTAATGGTGTTTTCTCAGATAATATGTACATTAATTGGGGTTCCCATAATTCTTGGATGCAAGGAGATGATCTTCAACTTGTCCTTGATCAATCCTCAGGTAAATTAATTTCATCTGAATtattttcattgaaaaattatgttgtaaTATCCTAGTGTGACCTGTAGGTCATAAGTTTGAACTGTGGAAATAGTTACTAGTTACTGATGATTATATTAGGGCAGATTGTCTACATCAGATACATTCTTTGGGGTGTGTCTCATTTCCGGACCCTACTGACGTAGGATGTTTTGTGCATCGAACTGTTATAAATTATGTCACTCACCAATTTCTACTTTGGTTTATTTCCATCTTCAGGTTCAGGTGTACAATCAAAAGGAACATTTCTATTTGGAAGTATAGAAATGCAAATTAAATTGGTACCTGGAAATTCTGCTGGAACAGTCACTGCATACTATGTAAGTTCACCTTAAATAATCTTCAATAGATAATGCaacaaattatatcatatatatagtagttcttttaattttttttttttatcttattaataagcattcaaaatatataacataatcaataaaacttgaaaaattcaagattttttttttttgtttcccattTGGTGCCTGGTACCCACATTGGAGTCCGATTATATATGGATTCGCGCCGGAAAGTCCTACATTGGGGATAAAGCGTTTCCTAATAAAAACAACTCTGTACCGTAGGAGACTCGAACCCGACCATGAGTTTGTGTAGATCGCTGATTCTATGTTTGGTCTTCTTATATAGTCTTGAAAAATTCTCTCCTTATGAATTAACTTTTGTGATTGAGCTATAGGCTCTATGTCTATTTCTTTAACATggtatcatatatataaaaaaatattcttgggACGTTATTTTTGTGTACTAATTAAACACCAAAAGATAACTAagaaaattacttttttctacaaaaatatatatatttaatagaaaaCATTTTCGTTCATATCGAACACATCCTAGGCGTAATTCATGTTgttaaatatatgtattattacaAAGGGAGTATctaatttttggtttttaattCCACAGTTATCCTCAACTGGTGACAAGCATGATGAAATCGACTTCGAGTTTCTAGGAAATATATCAGGGCAACCATATATTATACACACAAATATATTTACCCAAGGTGCAGGAGGCAGGGAACAACAATTCTATCCATGGTTTGATCCAACTACTGATTATCATAACTACACCATTCATTGGAACCCCAATGCAGTCGTGTAAGTTGAACACTCTTTATCGAAAaattacatatacatacatatatatgttgtatatgTTAAATCTTGAACGCTCTTAATAAATTCATGACTTTGCCATTATTGTTTACCATGGGCATGTATCAACGCCTTTTTACATGATAAGTAGGTTGTATATCTTGATTCATCAATAGTAGAACAATCAAGGAGATTGAGCGAATGACCTTAAGGATCGTTTTAGAAATAACACATATTTACTAGCCTAACAACTCAAAGCGAAGTTGAACTTCATCCATTGATTAACTAACGGGCCCACCAAGCAAGGGTACATTATTAAGTGGTAGTAATcaatttagataattaattttctatatatCAGGATAATTAACCAATGTGATATGCTTTCAATTGAATCCACATTTTCAACTTGAATATAGATATCTACTATGTAATAAGTTGTTAATACTGAAATgccaataaatattaaattttgaactcaGAACTATAAAAGTGAAATAGATTTGTAGTAAGAACCTTAAATATTAAATGGAGCGTTGGTTGAGTCAATTCTTGTctaatgtttatttatttatttatgttgtaGATGGTACGTTGACGATATACCAATTAGAGTTTACAAAAACTATCAGAGCCAAGGCATTCCCTATCCGAACGCGCAAGCAATGGGGGTCTACTCTAGCCTTTGGAATGCTGATAGTTGGGCAACTAGAGGTGGTCTTGTCAAATGTGACTGGACCAATGCTCCATTTATAGCGAAGTACCGAAATTTCGCCCCACGGGCGTGTGCTTGGAACGGACCCATTAGCATTAGTCAATGTGCAACTCAAACTCCAAATAATTGGTATACTGCTCCTGAGTACAATCAATTGAGTTATGCAAAACAAGGTCAAATGGAATGGGTTAGGAACAATTACATGATTTATGATTATTGCAAAGATACAAAGAGATTCAATGGACAATTTCCTGGAGAGTGTTTTAAACCTCAATTCTAACAAATGAAATTGAGTCCAATATATAGATACAAATGAGATGTATTTTGATACAtatactcttattttttttgttgtaatttattctgttcttttttctttcccttGTTTTGCGAAGAAATTATACCCAATTCTTTTGATAAAATGTTGTTTTGATTgtaatatttgttctttggaAAGTTTATTATATATACCATTTGACCAAGATAAATAATGAAAGGAAGTATTTATGATAATGCAAAATTCAGTATACTGACTTCTTCTAGACTGATTTATGCAAATATTCCTTTTAGATTCTTCCCTTAGATTTTGTCTCTATTTTAAGAAGTTAGGTAAATATGGCTTTTCGTACTCACCAATAAGGATGAGataattttagataatatatcATCTAAAGTTTCATTTACAAATTTTTAGACCGTTCATTGAAAATGTCCATTAATtgtaagaaatataaaaaagaggGGACTATTTGCTAAATAGCTATTTTAAAAAGGGTAAGTAGTgacaatttctttcttttagttcGAGGCGAATCTAACATTTACGCTTAATAGATTTAAGATCCAAAATTCTTtataaaggttggtttttcaaGGCTTTACAAACACACAGAGAGAGTTTATACTCACCAAAAAAGGGTTTCAATTATATTCTAAATTCACCCCGTCGCTCCACCTCGATTATTCCAAAAATCGAATCCTCAAAATGGCTGATAAGGAATCTAAAATTTATTTGCTATTATGGAGCGGAGAAAGAAGAAGCAGGTGTCGCTTGTAATGGTATTTCAAGGTGGTGGAAAAGACAAAGGTGGGGTCACGATGATTGATGAGGATTTTAGGACGAACCAGGGGTGGCGTCACGGGTGATTGATGGCGATTTTAGGACGGACTAGGGTGGCGTCACGGGTGATTGATGGCAATTTTAGGACGGACCAGGGGTGGCGTCACGTGTGATTGATGGAGATTTTAGAATGGACCAGGGGAGGCGTCACAGGTGATTGATGGCGATTTTAGGACAGACCAGGGGTGGCGTCACAGGTGATTGATGGTGATTTTAGGACGGACTAGGGTTGGCGTCGATGAAGAGGTTGTCGTCACATGGGCGGATTTAGGAGGGGCCAGGGTGTTTGTCCAAACTCCCTCCGCCAAAAATTACCTTGTATATCCTGACCAACTCGTAAGTAGCATCCTACTGATGGTCACGGGGCATAAAAAACAAGTCTTTTTGGTTTACCCTGCTGACCTTTTTCTAAAAACACCTTGGGTCGGAGGctgaatataaaataaaaaaaagtggtgccctttcaaattcaatttgttTTGATATAAAGAAGAACCAAAATTGGTCCATGATCGTATCATTTTTCAACTATCCGCTGGTAAATCTGGTTTAGCGCCAGTATAGAAAGGAGTAAATGATGAGTGAAATTTTAGGGTTAGACTATACTTGTAATGCATTTAGGATCATATAGTTCAAAATTAGATCATTTAAATCGTTGACCGCCATACCATATCATTTTTTCCATTTATANTGGCGTCACGGGTGATTGATGGCGATTTTAGGACGGACTAGGGGTGGCGTCACGGGTGATTGATGGCAATTTTAGGACGGACCAGGGGTGGCGTCACGTGTGATTGATGGCGATTTTAGGATGGACCAGGGGTGGCGTCACAAGTGATTGATGGCGATTTTAGGATGGACCAGGGGTGGCGTCACGGGTGATTGATGGCGATTTTAGGACGGACTAGGGTTGGCGTCGATGAAGAGGTCACCGTCACATGGGCGGATTTAGGAGAGGCCAGGGTGTTTGTCCAAACTCCCTCTGCAAAAAATTACCTTGTATATCCTGACCAACTTGTAAGTAGCATTCTACTGATGGTCACGGGGCAtaaaaaacaagtttttttgGTTTACCCCGCTGACCTTTTCGAAAAGCACCTTGGGTTGGAGGCTgaatataaagtaaaaaaaaagtggtgccctttcaaattcaatttgttTTGATATAAAGAAGAACCAAAATTGGTCCATGATCGTATCATTTTTCAACTATCCGCTGGTAAATCTGGTTTAGCGCCAGTATAGAAAGGAGTAAATGATGAGTGAAATTTTAGGGTTTGACTATACTTGTAATGCATTTAGGATCATATAGTTCAAAATTAGATCATTTAAATCGTTGACCGCCATACTATATCAATTTTtccatttatatatattttcatgattatgaACTAATATTACCACCTCTAAACAAAGGTTCTCCTATCGATCACCACCAAATTAGGTATAGATTAAACACAAAAATACAAGTTTCATTCTTTATTATTAAACAGTTGAACGGGTACAACCTCTGAGGTAGAGTAAGATCACATACACTTTATCattttcatatcatattttACGAAATTAAGGTCCGCATACATTTTATCATTTTCATGTCCTACTTTATGGAATTAAGGTCTGCATATATATTAcactttattattttcataatacgaaattatactgaatatgttGTCGTACGACGAACCTAGGCTAGGCCCAAATCCTTAACCAAACTACAACCCATTGTTCCAATGGGCCACAAAGTCAAATTGCAAAGAAAATCATCCACAATTTAGTCATCCACGTGGAACCTTTATCCTCTTTTCTCATTTGCTCTAGTGAAACCGTAACGTAATCACACAgcaaatatatacacacaaaataATACTCTCTCTGTTATCCCTAACCCCCCCACCCCCCGAAACTCTTCTCCGCCGACTTTTGTTTTCTTCACCGGAAAATCTTCGAGTTCTTCGCCGGTGTTATTTGCTTCGATTACAACTccgttttcttcttcttcaatcaaATCTGTGTGTGATTGCTGTTTGCGCGTCGCCGAATCTTCAAAAGAGTTTTCGGTTTTTTTTCATGATCTGTGAAGAGTCTGATCTGATCTAAGCCGTCGATCTGAGATATGGATAGGATCGTCGGAGGTAAATTCAAGCTCGGACGAAAAATCGGTAGTGGATCTTTTGGTGAAATTTTTCTCGGTAAGTGTTATTTGTTAAGGTAGCAAAGTGTATATGTTTTGTTTACAGAGTTTGTGGTGAGTTTTATAATGATCATGTGTGAATTTTGTAATTTTGCAGCTACGCATATTGATTCATTTGAGATCGTCGCTGTCAAAATTGTGAGTTTTTATTAGCTTGAGCTATGAattttattgactttttttttttttttttgtgagtgATTGGTTTTCATGTTGTATGTGCTTTGTGCATCAGAAAATTAACTAGTGAAGTTTATTATAATTGGATCATGCGGTAAACTTTGTACTTGGTGCTTGTAGTGTGTGTGGCTTAGTGGTTAATGAGGTTCAAATTCCAGCAGAGACGATGAGCCAAAAACACTAGGTTAATATGCCTCTGAGATAGAAGATAGCAATGGTTAGAGTCTTTTGGCtgcatgtgataactgatactgcctccgttttaatttgttagtATTACATCCGTTAAGTTGTTAGTCTTACatccgtttcaaaaagattttttttttctcttttgggaACTTCTTAATTTCAGTCTTCCACATGGCCACGTTGCTTTGAAAGGTAACGGATGGAGCATTTTGGGAAAGCGGTGTCAAGAGGAAAACTTAAAATAGTATTGATCAACAATTCTTAACACAAGTTAAAGCCTTGTCTACTTGGTATAgttaattttgttaattagaAGAGGTCTAGGGTTCTATTCTATATAACCTATGTttctcggactcttcaaaaatgccaaCGGGTGTGTGTTGGATTtgccaaaagtagtgtatttttgaagaatccgagacgggtgcggcatcaaaagtgaagagtccgcgcaactaaGTATATAACCACAACCTTTTTAATAATGAATGCAACATGCTAAAATAGTTTTAGAAAATGAACCCAATGGGATTCGAATTTGCGTTGCAAGGAGTAAAAGCTTAGCTTTAAGCACAAGCGCCTTGAGCTCCGTTGTTTCTCTGGGTGCCACACTTAATGCTTTTACAATTCCTTATACATATATATGGGTATACATATATGTACAAAGCTTCAAGCGAGACATCCGTGTGTTGTGGCACCCCCAACCCTTCTACATAGATCCTCCTCGGcacaagattaaaggatatCTTGGTACATTCTAcaaatctttaatttaagaccacaaattcaaaattcttctttattttcttaatgtcTAGTTAAtaccaaaaaaacaaattgaaacggagggagttaTTAAAGAGTGTGTTTATCATATAACATTAAAAGCGATTCTCTGCGCCTTTCAAATACTTCTCGTTTTGGTTACGGCCTTGAACAAATCGCTAAATTTCCCATATTACAACatgtttcaatttcaaaaataaaataaaattagatataAGTATGCATTCTTCCTAGTctaaatcatttaatttctCAGTCGGGCACTCGAATTTCATTGATTGCAATTATATTGTGACCATGTTGAATTATTTTTGCACTTCCTTTACTGTTTCTTCTTTTTCGCCTTTGACTGTCTATTTGCATTCTTAGTAtctttttaattacttttaatattacGCGGTGTTCACATCTTGGTAGGATCTAACACTACAGGTTCCTTTCTCTACCAAAACTTTTTGTAGGAGAACAATAAGACCAAACATCCTCAACTTCTCTATGAGGCCAAGTTATACAATATTCTCCAGGGAGGAAGTATGTTTTGGATATTGTGCACTTTATGGATAGATATACAGATTATGGTGTAATTTATAGTTTGCTCCTTTCTAGGTGGTGTACCACATATAAAATGGTCTGGTGTGGATGGTGATGACAATGTTCTGGTCATGGATTTATTGGGTCCTAGCTTGGAAGATCTCTTTGTCTATTGTGACCGGAAGCTTTCATTGAAGACTGTTTTAATGTTGGCTGACCAGATGGTAACAGCAGTTTCCCTTAACACTTTATAATGTTCATGCTACTGTGTTTCTGTTTGATAAGAGCTTTACATCATGTCAAAGGCGTAGCTAAGGTATACCACTTTGACTTTGGCCCATGTTCCATGATAGGTGGAAGCTTGTTCCAGATTTTGATCAGGTGAAATGGGTCTTTGGTTAGGAACAAGGGTCTTTGTTTAGGAACATGACCCGTCGGCCAATTAGTTGCTTTTTCTACATATTGGACTTTTCTCTCCCTGTGATATTCTTATCCATTGTCGCTCTCAGCAATTATGTTGACTTAATATTTTCAGGATACAGACTAATAGAGCTGCACCAAAGTTTTGTTTTGTTCTCTCTCAGTGATTTTCATGTCACATAGATATTGGAGaactattatattttaatatatacttATTGGTAAATATTTAGGACCTTTGGAATGCATTGCGAGAGTGTTTTTACCAACATGGtcacttttttataaaaaattacttgCTGTTTTCCTTATTAGCAGCTTGGCTGATCAGGTTCTTCTGCCTCTCCTTTTCTCAGATTACCAGAATCGAATATGTACATTCTAAGGGCTTTCTACACAGGGATATTAAGCCTGACAACTTTCTGATGGGTCTTGGTCGGAAAGCAAATCAGGTGACTTTCTTTCGTtctctttttagtttttattggTTTATTAGTTAGtttgctttttttcttttcttctgatTGAATCCTATTGTCATTATGTAATTTTCAGGtttatattattgattttgGTCTTGCTAAAAGATACCGTGATGTGACTACAAATCGCCATATTCCTTACAGGTATAAGTTTTTGAATATGCTAATCTGaacttttttcatcatttatcaTTTAGCTTTAAGCTTCCAAGTGTGTACTCATAAGTGTAACGTCTGATTCTAATTTTGTTTGGTTAAAACTTAGAAGAGAGAACATTGATCATTTCTTAGATGCAGAGTTATGGATCTAATTTTAATATCTTTTCTTCTGTACAGAGAGAACAAAAATTTAACTGGAACAGCACGCTATGCCAGTTGTAATACTCATCTCGGAATTGGTGAGAGCAGATGCTCTTTTCCTTGATTGTTTCTCTCTCCCCATCGTAAAACCCGTAAAGTATTTGGCAAGGAAAATAATTAACCTTTATTCCTGCCTGTGAAGAAGAGggttattaaaataaaatatgtcttAACATTTCAATGTCCTCTTTATGTTATACAGAGCAAAGTCGGCGGGATGATTTAGAATCTCTTGGATATGTTCTCCTTTATTTCTTGAGAGGCAGGTGTGTGGTTTTTCAATTAGATTAAACCTTTTTATTCCTTGGTCCTTATACATGCACATATGTATCAAATATTCTTTTGACCAACATATTGGTTCTTCAATAGCCTCCCATGGCAGGGTCTAAAAGCTGCCACAAAGAAGCAAAAGTATGACAAAATATGTCAAAAGAAGTTATCAACTCCTATTGAGGCATGTGTACCTGAATAGCTTCCCTTGCCACTGCTCCTtctctcttattttttaaaacaataggtTCTTATTCTGACTCTTTTGTACTATTTCCTGGTGAAGGTTTTATGCAAGTCTCATCCTGTTGAGTTTGCTTCGTACTTCCATTACTGTCATTCATTGACATTTGATCAGCGACCTGATTATGGATTCTTAAAGCGCCTCTTTCGTGAACTTTTTACCCGTCAAGGTATGCCTAAAGTCAAGCTTCATCAACTCCTTGGACAATACCAGAGTTCTTTAATAAATACCCTCCTGAGTACATTGAAATCTATCTGCAGAAGTTCAACTGATGTACATCTATGTGTCACGCAGGatatgaatttgattacataTTTGATTGGACCATCCTAAAGTACCAACAGGCACAAACAAGTAAATCACAGCATCGGGTATCTTTTTTAGCTTGTCCTGTTTCCTGAATTCATTTTAACTATGATTAATCACTTCTCAACTTGATGGCATGCTATAATTTGAGCTTGTACTTTTCTTCTTGTTCCTTAAATGAACAAGCTTAATAGTACAACTTTTTAGTCAAGGCTTGCTTCATGAGCtgtttttaatcaaaattttgacTGTTCTGTGATTTTGCAGCAAGTTGGTGGTGAAAGTAGCCGAGCAATTCCAATGGATGTTGAAAAGCGTCAAGGTTGATAACTAAAACTCTTGGAAATATTTCTACGAATGAGGAGAACTATGTAGTACTTTAAAAAGCGAAAGATGTTATTTTTTGTGGGTTGTGAATATGGTTTACATCCATTCTACCCGCACAAAATGGTTTCCTTTATTCTG
Proteins encoded in this region:
- the LOC125862590 gene encoding probable xyloglucan endotransglucosylase/hydrolase protein 26, with the protein product MFKMGSSLVLSLANLLIISTIVLFDSLVMVNGVFSDNMYINWGSHNSWMQGDDLQLVLDQSSGSGVQSKGTFLFGSIEMQIKLVPGNSAGTVTAYYLSSTGDKHDEIDFEFLGNISGQPYIIHTNIFTQGAGGREQQFYPWFDPTTDYHNYTIHWNPNAVVWYVDDIPIRVYKNYQSQGIPYPNAQAMGVYSSLWNADSWATRGGLVKCDWTNAPFIAKYRNFAPRACAWNGPISISQCATQTPNNWYTAPEYNQLSYAKQGQMEWVRNNYMIYDYCKDTKRFNGQFPGECFKPQF
- the LOC125861867 gene encoding casein kinase 1-like protein 3, whose product is MDRIVGGKFKLGRKIGSGSFGEIFLATHIDSFEIVAVKIENNKTKHPQLLYEAKLYNILQGGSGVPHIKWSGVDGDDNVLVMDLLGPSLEDLFVYCDRKLSLKTVLMLADQMITRIEYVHSKGFLHRDIKPDNFLMGLGRKANQVYIIDFGLAKRYRDVTTNRHIPYRENKNLTGTARYASCNTHLGIEQSRRDDLESLGYVLLYFLRGSLPWQGLKAATKKQKYDKICQKKLSTPIEVLCKSHPVEFASYFHYCHSLTFDQRPDYGFLKRLFRELFTRQGYEFDYIFDWTILKYQQAQTSKSQHRQVGGESSRAIPMDVEKRQVSTGNNGPYVAEVTDRIRPNNPSSPGIRMQFKSPTNRNLTPANLERNVLSSAHMPSSSLAPVLPRANATKPVLPTETTHDGDNGGSSWMSSLRRISSAK